The Streptomyces sp. 135 sequence CGGCCACTGGGACATCATGAGCGAGGACTGGGGCGCCAACAACGACCTGCTCGCCTGGCACAAGTGGAAGCTGGGCTGGCTCGACGACGACCAGGTCAGCTGCGCGGCGAAGGCCGGCACCACCGAGCACCTCCTGACCCCGCTGGCCCGCTCCGGCGGCACGAAGCTCGCCTTCGTCCCGCTCAGCGAGAAGACGGGGTACGCGGTCGAGGTCCGCACCCCCGGCGGCAACGACGAGGCGGTCTGCAAGCCGGGCGTCCTCGTCTACCGCGTGGACGCGAACGTCGACACGGGCCACGGCCCGGTCACGGTCGCCGACTCGACCGCCGACAGCGGGGGTTGCACCCGCAGGCCCAACGTCCACGCCGAACTCTCCGACGCGCCCTACGGCCCCGGCGAGACCTTCACCGACCGCGAGTCGGGGGTGCGGGTGACGGTGGCGGAAGTGAACGGCGAGGGCCACTACCGGGTGCACGTCACGCGGCCGTAGCGCCGTTCGCCGAGCCGGCCCCCGGCACGGTCTGCTGCACCTGCCGCAGGAACGCGGCGTTGTCCGGAGTCTTCTTGAGCCGGTCGAGCAGCGTCTCCAGAGAGCTCGTGCTGTCCCTGCCCTGCAGGGCGCGCCGCAGCCCGCGTACGGCGGTCAACTCATCGCGCGGCACGAGCAGTTCCTCCCTGCGCGTGCCGGAAGGCGTGACGTCGACGGCCGGGAAGAGGCGCCGGTCGGCGAGGGTGCGGTCGAGCCGCAGCTCCATGTTGCCGGTGCCCTTCAGCTCCTCGAAGTAGTAGTCGTCGGCGCGGGATCCGGTCTCCGCGAGGACGGTCGCGAGCATCGTCAGGGAGCCGCCCTCCTCGGCGAGGCGCGCGGCGCCGAAGAGCCGCTTGGGCCCCTGGATCGCCGCCGCGTCGACGCCGCCGCTGAGGGTGCGGCCGCCGCTCGCGGCCGCGTTGTTGTACGCGCGGCACAGGCGCGTCAGCGAGTCGAAGAGCATGACGACGTCGCGGCCGTCCTCGACCATGCGCTTGGCCCGCTCCACGGCGAGTTCGGCGAGGGCGATGTGCTGCTTGGCGGGCCGGTCGAAGGTCGAGGAGAGCACCTCGCCGCGGACCGAGCGCCGCATGTCGGTGACTTCCTCGGGGCGTTCGTCGAGGAGGACGACCATCAGATGACACTCGGGGTGGTTCCGGGCGACGGCCGCCGCGATCTGCTGGAGCAGTACGGTCTTGCCGGTCTTCGGCGGCGCGACGATCAGGCCGCGCTGCCCCTTGCCGACGGGCGCGACGAGGTCGACGAGCCGCCCGGCGAGCGCGCCGCCCGGGGTCTCCAGGGTGAGCCGTTCGCGGGGGTGCAGCGGCGTCAGCTCCCCGAACCGTCGCCGTCCGCGCAGGGCTTCGGGAACCCGGCCGTTGACGCGGTGCGTGCCGGTGAGCGTACGGGCCCGCCCCGCGCACTCTCCCTCGACGAAGTCGCCGCTGCGGAGGCCGAGTTGGCGGACGAGCGGCGCGGGCACCTGGACGTCGTCGGAGGCGGGCAGGCAGCCGGCGCCGCGGAGGAATCCACGGCCGTCG is a genomic window containing:
- the rho gene encoding transcription termination factor Rho; this translates as MTLTHTAPSTTAAATTTRTAATPLICNGVLDIARDGRGFLRGAGCLPASDDVQVPAPLVRQLGLRSGDFVEGECAGRARTLTGTHRVNGRVPEALRGRRRFGELTPLHPRERLTLETPGGALAGRLVDLVAPVGKGQRGLIVAPPKTGKTVLLQQIAAAVARNHPECHLMVVLLDERPEEVTDMRRSVRGEVLSSTFDRPAKQHIALAELAVERAKRMVEDGRDVVMLFDSLTRLCRAYNNAAASGGRTLSGGVDAAAIQGPKRLFGAARLAEEGGSLTMLATVLAETGSRADDYYFEELKGTGNMELRLDRTLADRRLFPAVDVTPSGTRREELLVPRDELTAVRGLRRALQGRDSTSSLETLLDRLKKTPDNAAFLRQVQQTVPGAGSANGATAA